A single genomic interval of Lathyrus oleraceus cultivar Zhongwan6 chromosome 7, CAAS_Psat_ZW6_1.0, whole genome shotgun sequence harbors:
- the LOC127103011 gene encoding uncharacterized protein LOC127103011, with protein sequence MDASNHDMVGVLAREMNTIFSPLIQNVNRTNNDNAQTYQQLSAQMGRISDFLDAPQSFVRRRPNQGIIQEEEPTINQVRPPRQAPDERVMGARLEQQSVRQEVPKEQPRRVMMVNRDQDADEVIHRVRQENMMENNLTTMIERIIAHNGLNTGLRRPNYTSPLSEYVLQTELPRGCKMPKFTKFSGDTSESTIEHIARYMTEAGDLANSENLRMKYFPSSLTKNDFTWFTTLPPNSIDTWPHLERLFHEQFYMGQTKISLKELASIKRKFTEPIDDYLNRFRLLKSRCFTVVPEHELVEMAAGGLYYSIRKKLDTQYLRDMTQLADRVRQVERLKAEKARANKNYKKERVAYVEVEDEDSEISNDPYGLEEFEVDLDELKEAPPYACKLLTPSNGRNPVETEKNDRFPKKTYTFDVTKYAEIFDLLVKDGQMIVPHNTKIPPLEQRKKRGFCKYHNFLGHKTSQCFLFRDLIQNAIKDGRLKFAHRGRNQMKVDADLLNIVDTNYVEHVEINMIDMVEVEAVKETGTEGYVLVGK encoded by the coding sequence atggatgctagtaaccatgatatggtaggagttCTTGCCAGAGAAATGAATACCATTTTTTCTCCCCTAATACAGAATGTAAATAGGACTAACAATGATAATGCCCAAACATACCAACAACTGTCAGCGCAGATGGGACGCATATCAGATTTCCTGGACGCCCCTCAGTCCTTTGTTCGACGCAGACCAAACCAAGGTATAATCCAGGAAGAAGAACCAACTATAAATCAGGTTCGACCACCTAGACAAGCGCCTGACGAAAGGGTCATGGGGGCAAGATTAGAACAACAGTCAGTTCGACAGGAAGTCCCTAAAGAACAACCTAGGAGAGTAATGATGGTTAATAGAGACCAGGATGCAGACGAAGTAATTCATAGGGTTAGGCAAGAAAACATGATGGAAAATAACTTAACTACTATGATAGAGAGAATCATCGCCCATAATGGTTTGAATACAGGACTTCGACGGCCAAATTATACCTCTCCTTTATCAGAATACGTCCTACAAACGGAATTACCAAGGGGTTGTAAAATgcctaagttcaccaaattctcaggggacactagtgaaTCCACTATAGAACACATAGCTAGATACATGACTGAGGCGGGGGATTTGGCAAACAGTGAGAACCTAAGAATGAAATATTTCCCCAGTTCTTTAACGAAGAATGACTTCACGTGGTTTACAACTTTACCACCAAATTCCATAGATACTTGGCCTCATTTGGAGAGATTatttcatgaacaattctacatgggccAAACTAAGATAAGTCTTAAGGAATTAGCCAGTATTAAAAGAAAATTCACCGAACCTATAGATGATTATCTGAATAGGTTCCGTTTGTTGAAATCTAGATGCTTTACAGTAGTGCCTGAACATGaattggtcgaaatggccgctggAGGGTTATATTATTCCATTAGGAAAAAGTTAGATACCCAGTATCTAAGAGATATGACCCAATTAGCAGACAGGGTTCGACAGGTCGAACGTTTAAAAGCTGAAAAGGCCAGAGCGAATAAGAATTATAAAAAAGAAAGGGTTGCTTATGTCGAAGTCGAAGATGAGGACTCTGAAATCTCTAATGACCCTTATGGTCTCGAGGAATTCGAAGTAGATTTGGATGAATTAAAAGAAGCACCACCTTATGCTTGTAAATTACTTACACCTTCGAATGGCAGGAACCCTGTCGAAACTGAAAAGAATGATAGATTTCCTAAAAAGACTTACACATTTGATGTTACCAAATATGCTGAAATCTTCGATTTATTAGTAAAAGATGGCCAAATGATAGTGCCTCATAATACCAAAATTCCTCCGTTAGAACAACGGAAGAAAAGGGGCTTCTGTAAATATCATAATTTTTTAGGCCATAAAACCTCACAAtgctttcttttcagggatcttattCAGAATGCAATTAAGGATGGCCGCCTCAAGTTCGCTCACAGGGGGAGAAACCAGATGAAGGTTGACGCTGACCTCCTCAACATTGTTGACACAAATTATGTTGAACATGTCGAAATCAACATGATTGACATGGTGGAAGTGGAGGCTGTGAAGGAAACAGGAACTGAAGGCTATGTGCTAGTTGGAAAGTAG